A part of Pararoseomonas sp. SCSIO 73927 genomic DNA contains:
- the gorA gene encoding glutathione-disulfide reductase yields MSAPHPHEFDLFVIGGGSAGVRLARIAAGHGAKVGIAEGRFWGGTCVNVGCVPKKLMVQAAEYGEWAKDAAAFGWSLGEASHDWPTLVRARDMEVARLSGIYSRLLGGVGVQTFECHASFTGPHEVKVGDRTVTANRIVIAVGGHPIRPEIPGAEHALISDDLFTLQERPRRVLMIGGGYIGLEFANMLHNLGSEVTLAYRQQLPLRGFDHELREMAAASLAASGLTILPGETPAEITLNGETRVVRMASGKVVEADAVFFATGRAPSTRGLGLDAAGVNCAEGRAIAVDDDHATNVPHIYAIGDVTDRVNLTPMATAVGHALADTLFGARPRRASYENVPKAVFISPPMASVGLTEEEAALRGPVEIYTTRFTPMRHTVTRRTDRKTLMKLVVEAGTGCLLGAHMLGEEAPEIMQGIAVAVVNRLTKAQLDATIGIHPTAAEEFVTMRVATRRVGEGAAKAA; encoded by the coding sequence ATGAGCGCCCCCCACCCCCACGAGTTCGACCTCTTCGTCATCGGCGGCGGCAGCGCCGGCGTGCGGCTGGCCCGCATCGCCGCCGGCCACGGCGCGAAGGTCGGCATCGCCGAGGGCCGCTTCTGGGGCGGCACCTGTGTGAACGTGGGCTGCGTGCCCAAGAAGCTGATGGTCCAGGCCGCCGAGTACGGCGAGTGGGCGAAGGACGCCGCCGCCTTCGGCTGGAGCCTCGGCGAGGCCAGCCACGACTGGCCTACCCTCGTCCGCGCCCGGGACATGGAGGTGGCGCGCCTGTCGGGCATCTACTCCCGCCTGCTCGGCGGCGTCGGCGTGCAAACCTTCGAGTGCCACGCCAGCTTCACCGGCCCGCACGAGGTCAAGGTCGGGGACCGCACCGTCACCGCCAACCGTATCGTCATCGCCGTCGGCGGCCACCCCATCCGCCCGGAGATCCCGGGCGCCGAGCACGCCCTGATCTCCGACGACCTTTTCACCCTGCAGGAGCGCCCGCGGCGCGTGCTGATGATCGGCGGCGGCTATATCGGCCTCGAGTTCGCCAACATGCTGCACAACCTCGGCTCCGAGGTGACGCTCGCCTACCGCCAGCAGCTCCCCCTCCGCGGCTTCGACCACGAGCTGCGCGAGATGGCCGCGGCATCCCTGGCCGCCAGCGGCCTGACGATCCTGCCCGGCGAGACCCCCGCCGAGATTACCCTGAATGGCGAGACCCGGGTCGTCCGCATGGCCAGCGGCAAGGTCGTGGAGGCCGACGCCGTCTTCTTCGCCACCGGCCGCGCCCCCTCCACCAGGGGCCTGGGCCTCGACGCCGCCGGGGTGAACTGCGCCGAGGGCCGCGCCATCGCCGTGGACGACGACCACGCGACCAACGTGCCGCACATCTACGCCATCGGTGACGTGACGGACCGCGTGAACCTCACCCCCATGGCCACCGCCGTCGGCCACGCCCTGGCCGATACCCTCTTTGGTGCCCGCCCGCGCCGCGCCAGCTACGAGAACGTGCCTAAGGCCGTCTTCATCTCCCCGCCCATGGCCAGCGTCGGCCTGACGGAGGAGGAGGCCGCCCTGCGCGGCCCGGTGGAAATTTACACCACCCGCTTCACCCCCATGCGCCACACGGTCACCCGCCGCACGGACCGCAAGACCCTGATGAAGCTGGTGGTGGAGGCCGGGACCGGTTGCCTGCTGGGCGCCCACATGCTGGGGGAGGAGGCGCCGGAGATCATGCAGGGCATCGCCGTGGCCGTGGTGAACCGGCTGACCAAGGCGCAGCTGGACGCCACCATCGGCATCCACCCGACGGCCGCGGAGGAGTTCGTGACGATGCGGGTGGCGACCCGGCGGGTGGGGGAGGGGGCGGCGAAGGCCGCCTGA
- a CDS encoding DUF2214 domain-containing protein: MEPLAALSEWSVAAAMRRSEVLYPLVNAAHILGVGLLLGAIAALDLRVLGAFRAVPLALFGPPLVRVAASGVALALGTGFLLFSVRPAEYAANPAFLLKLCLVALGLLNVLALRLGAGWRRALAGGPVGAPVRAAAVLSLLLWTGAVLAGRWIAFVG, from the coding sequence TTGGAACCTCTCGCGGCGCTGTCCGAGTGGTCCGTCGCGGCGGCGATGCGGCGGTCCGAGGTGCTCTACCCGCTGGTGAACGCCGCGCATATCCTGGGGGTCGGACTTCTTCTCGGGGCGATCGCGGCGCTCGACCTTCGGGTGCTCGGGGCGTTCCGGGCGGTGCCGCTGGCCCTGTTCGGGCCGCCCCTGGTGCGGGTGGCGGCTTCGGGGGTGGCGCTGGCCCTGGGAACGGGATTTCTGCTCTTCAGCGTGCGCCCTGCGGAGTACGCGGCGAACCCCGCCTTCCTGCTGAAGCTCTGCCTCGTGGCGCTGGGGCTGCTGAACGTCCTGGCCCTGCGGCTCGGCGCCGGGTGGCGGCGGGCGCTGGCTGGCGGGCCGGTCGGCGCCCCGGTGAGGGCCGCCGCCGTCCTGTCCCTGCTGCTCTGGACCGGTGCGGTGCTGGCCGGGCGGTGGATCGCCTTCGTGGGGTGA
- a CDS encoding DUF6152 family protein, giving the protein MNRRSLLSGTALALIASGARAHHGWGWAEGEQTELTGTIREVTIAPPHPTLRVEAADRAVWTVELGNPGQTSRAGFVEGVAKPGDRIVALGNRSMNRSELRMKAVRVTVGERSFDIYPERIGRG; this is encoded by the coding sequence ATGAACCGGCGATCCCTGCTGAGCGGAACCGCCCTGGCCCTTATCGCGTCCGGCGCACGGGCCCATCATGGATGGGGCTGGGCAGAGGGCGAGCAGACGGAACTGACCGGGACGATCCGGGAGGTCACGATCGCCCCGCCCCATCCGACGCTGCGGGTGGAGGCGGCGGACCGGGCGGTCTGGACGGTGGAGTTGGGCAACCCGGGCCAGACGAGCCGCGCCGGCTTCGTGGAGGGTGTGGCCAAGCCCGGGGACCGGATCGTGGCGCTGGGCAACCGTTCCATGAACCGCAGCGAGTTGCGGATGAAGGCGGTTCGGGTGACCGTGGGCGAGCGGAGCTTCGACATCTACCCCGAGCGCATCGGCCGCGGCTGA
- a CDS encoding class II 3-deoxy-7-phosphoheptulonate synthase yields the protein MAHPWHPASWRDMPIRQVPSYPDAAALNAMEAKLTRFPPLVFAGEADRLTALLAQAGEGKAFVLQGGDCAESFADFHANTIRDTFRVLLQMAVVLTFGGGLPVVKLGRMAGQFAKPRSSDTETVGDHTLPSYRGDIINASGFTAADRTPDPSRMEFAYLQSAATLNLLRAFATGGFADLHQVHGWNLGFVARSPLADRYADIAGRIDETLRFMAACGMNSITAPQIRETEFYTSHESLLLPFEEAMTREPSTHQGRHYACSAHFLWIGDRTRQPEGAHVEFLRGVANPIGLKVGPTTSVEDLLRLTEILNPNNTPGRLTLITRMGAAKLEAHLPPLLRAIKKEGRVVTWLSDPMHGNTHSAGGYKTRSFDAILQEVRGFFDAHEAEGTIAGGVHVEMTGRDVTECLGGAHRLTEANLSENYATFCDPRLNAEQSLELAFLVAEELKSRRAATISLRAAQ from the coding sequence ATGGCCCACCCCTGGCACCCCGCCTCCTGGCGCGACATGCCCATCCGCCAGGTCCCGTCCTACCCCGACGCCGCGGCCCTGAACGCCATGGAGGCGAAGCTCACCCGCTTCCCGCCCCTGGTCTTCGCCGGCGAGGCCGACCGCCTGACCGCCCTCCTCGCCCAGGCGGGCGAGGGCAAGGCCTTCGTCCTCCAGGGCGGCGACTGCGCCGAGAGCTTCGCGGACTTCCACGCCAACACCATCCGCGACACCTTCCGCGTGCTGCTCCAGATGGCCGTGGTCCTCACCTTCGGCGGCGGCCTGCCCGTGGTGAAGCTCGGCCGCATGGCCGGCCAGTTCGCCAAGCCCCGCAGCAGCGACACCGAGACGGTGGGCGATCATACCCTGCCCTCCTACCGCGGCGACATCATCAACGCCTCCGGCTTCACCGCCGCGGACCGTACCCCGGACCCGTCCCGGATGGAGTTCGCCTACCTCCAGTCCGCCGCCACGCTGAACCTGCTCCGCGCCTTCGCCACCGGCGGCTTCGCGGACCTGCACCAGGTCCACGGCTGGAACCTCGGCTTCGTCGCCCGCTCCCCGCTCGCCGATCGCTACGCCGACATCGCCGGGCGCATCGACGAGACCCTGCGCTTCATGGCCGCCTGCGGCATGAACAGCATCACCGCCCCGCAGATCCGGGAGACGGAGTTCTACACCTCCCACGAATCCCTCCTCCTCCCCTTCGAGGAGGCGATGACGCGGGAGCCCTCCACCCACCAGGGCCGCCACTACGCCTGCTCCGCCCACTTCCTCTGGATCGGCGACCGCACCCGCCAGCCGGAGGGCGCGCATGTCGAGTTCCTGCGCGGCGTGGCGAACCCCATCGGCCTGAAGGTCGGCCCGACGACGAGCGTGGAGGACCTCCTCCGCCTCACCGAGATCCTGAACCCCAACAACACGCCCGGCCGCCTGACCCTCATCACCCGCATGGGCGCGGCAAAGCTGGAAGCCCACCTGCCGCCGCTGCTGCGCGCCATCAAGAAGGAGGGCCGGGTGGTCACCTGGCTGTCCGATCCCATGCACGGGAACACGCACAGCGCGGGGGGGTACAAGACCCGCTCCTTCGACGCCATCCTGCAGGAGGTGCGCGGCTTCTTCGACGCGCACGAGGCCGAGGGCACCATCGCCGGCGGCGTGCACGTGGAGATGACGGGCCGGGACGTCACCGAATGCCTCGGCGGCGCCCACCGTCTGACGGAGGCGAACCTGAGCGAGAACTACGCCACCTTCTGCGACCCCCGGCTGAACGCCGAGCAGTCGCTGGAGCTCGCCTTCCTCGTGGCGGAGGAGCTGAAGTCACGCCGCGCCGCGACTATCAGCCTTCGCGCGGCCCAGTAG
- a CDS encoding nicotinate phosphoribosyltransferase, translating to MDVTPQSPPESPLESDIAARTDVYFKRTRAVVQRFGDVRVTYAIFLRRPVVSAPKLMLDWLHTVAAERGVGLDVQLMHKEGTWVGAGDPILYVTGSFAGLADLETLLLQKLGAACVAAHNAYQMCLELPRVEFLAMEARHCAGAEMQEIMAYAASVGSEAAKAEGARGFVGNANDATAHYYGALRGLGTMPHALIGYAGSTLRAAEMFHETFPDSNLTVLTDYFGREVTDGLEVCRRFPEIAAAGRLAVRLDTHGGRFLEGLDPQTSYAVIERHAPGTIRRYRSESELRHLVGTGVSAAAIWRMRDALDEAGYPRVRIVASSGFGVAKCRVMAEAKAPIDTIGTGSFIPDSWGETYATADIVAYDGEPRVKVGREFLLRATPTA from the coding sequence ATGGACGTGACACCGCAGAGCCCGCCCGAGAGCCCGCTCGAATCCGACATCGCCGCCCGCACCGACGTGTACTTCAAGCGCACCCGCGCCGTGGTGCAGCGCTTCGGCGACGTGCGCGTCACCTACGCCATCTTCCTGCGCCGCCCCGTCGTCTCCGCGCCGAAGCTGATGCTGGACTGGCTGCATACCGTCGCCGCGGAGCGCGGCGTCGGGCTGGACGTCCAGCTCATGCACAAGGAGGGCACCTGGGTCGGCGCGGGCGATCCCATTCTCTACGTCACCGGCTCCTTCGCGGGCCTGGCGGACCTGGAAACGCTTCTCCTCCAGAAGCTCGGCGCCGCCTGCGTCGCCGCCCACAACGCCTACCAGATGTGCCTGGAACTGCCGCGCGTCGAGTTCCTCGCCATGGAGGCCCGCCACTGCGCCGGCGCCGAGATGCAGGAGATCATGGCCTACGCCGCCAGCGTCGGCAGCGAGGCCGCGAAGGCGGAGGGCGCGCGCGGCTTCGTCGGCAACGCCAACGACGCGACGGCGCATTACTACGGCGCGCTGCGCGGCCTCGGCACCATGCCGCACGCCCTCATCGGCTACGCCGGCTCCACGCTCCGCGCCGCGGAGATGTTCCACGAGACCTTCCCGGATTCCAACCTCACCGTCCTCACAGACTATTTCGGCCGCGAGGTGACGGACGGGCTGGAGGTGTGCCGCCGCTTCCCCGAGATCGCCGCGGCGGGCCGCCTCGCCGTCCGCCTGGACACCCATGGCGGCCGCTTCCTCGAAGGCCTGGACCCCCAGACCTCCTACGCGGTGATCGAGCGCCACGCCCCCGGCACCATCCGCCGCTACCGCAGCGAGAGCGAGCTGCGCCACCTCGTCGGCACCGGCGTCTCGGCCGCCGCGATCTGGCGCATGCGCGACGCGCTGGACGAGGCCGGGTACCCGCGCGTGCGGATCGTCGCCTCCTCCGGCTTCGGCGTCGCCAAGTGCCGCGTGATGGCGGAGGCGAAGGCCCCGATCGACACGATCGGCACCGGCAGCTTCATCCCCGATAGCTGGGGCGAGACCTACGCCACCGCCGACATCGTGGCCTATGACGGCGAGCCGCGCGTGAAGGTCGGGCGCGAGTTCCTGCTGCGCGCCACCCCGACGGCGTAG
- a CDS encoding SDR family oxidoreductase: MDETKMSRRGMVGAAAGAGMMVSAAAPAAAQPQSQSQPQAQAAGTAAPLPDPRSRYPRPPFQEQTQPFPGLAGRMNPRPDHGEESYKGSGRLAGRKALITGGDSGMGRAAAIAYAREGADVAISYLPDEEPDAREVIDLIQKAGRTALALPGDIRDEAHCRRMVATTVERLGGLDILVNNAARQQQRQALGDITSEDFDATMRTNLYAMFWITKAALPHLRPGASIIQTTSEQAYDPSANLVDYAMTKAAMMSFTKSLAKQLGPQGIRVNGVAPGPIWTPLQVSGGATMEKLKAFGGDTPLGRPGQPVELASIYVQLAAADASYANGQVYGAAGGSGQP; the protein is encoded by the coding sequence ATGGACGAGACGAAGATGTCGCGGCGCGGCATGGTGGGGGCCGCCGCCGGGGCCGGGATGATGGTCTCGGCGGCCGCCCCCGCCGCTGCCCAACCCCAATCCCAATCGCAGCCCCAGGCCCAGGCCGCCGGGACGGCGGCCCCGCTACCCGACCCTCGCAGCCGCTACCCCCGCCCGCCCTTCCAGGAGCAGACCCAACCCTTCCCCGGCCTCGCCGGCCGCATGAACCCGCGCCCCGACCATGGGGAGGAGAGCTACAAGGGCTCCGGCCGCCTCGCCGGCCGCAAGGCCCTCATCACCGGCGGCGACTCCGGGATGGGCCGCGCCGCCGCCATCGCCTACGCGCGGGAAGGGGCGGACGTCGCCATCAGCTACCTGCCGGACGAGGAGCCCGACGCGCGGGAGGTGATCGACCTCATCCAGAAGGCCGGCCGCACCGCCCTGGCCCTCCCCGGGGACATCCGGGACGAGGCGCATTGCCGGAGGATGGTCGCCACCACGGTGGAACGCCTGGGCGGCCTCGACATCCTCGTCAACAACGCCGCCCGCCAGCAGCAGCGCCAGGCCCTCGGCGACATCACGTCGGAGGATTTTGACGCGACGATGCGCACGAACCTGTACGCCATGTTCTGGATCACCAAGGCCGCGCTCCCGCACCTGAGGCCCGGCGCCTCCATCATCCAGACCACCTCGGAGCAGGCCTACGACCCCTCCGCCAATCTTGTGGACTACGCCATGACGAAGGCGGCGATGATGAGCTTCACCAAGTCCCTCGCGAAGCAGCTCGGCCCGCAGGGCATCCGCGTCAACGGCGTGGCCCCCGGCCCGATCTGGACCCCGCTCCAGGTCTCCGGCGGCGCGACGATGGAGAAGCTGAAGGCTTTCGGCGGCGACACCCCGCTCGGCCGCCCCGGCCAGCCGGTGGAACTCGCCTCGATCTACGTCCAGCTCGCCGCGGCAGATGCCAGCTACGCCAATGGGCAGGTCTACGGTGCCGCCGGCGGCAGCGGCCAGCCCTGA
- a CDS encoding nitrilase-related carbon-nitrogen hydrolase gives MPDRLRIALASFNPRMAAPEANAADLAALRARAAEAGADLLLTPAHSLSGAVPAALAADPGFAAACETALAPLATGEGPAMTVGLPWREGEGLYDAVLLLAEGALRGRRTAHHPRPGFDPGPVPGPLVLGDLRLGLMPGADWRDPAVPETLAETGAEILVALDSLPEETGGPERTLQAALARVVENGLPLMLVNRLGAEEESAHDGAALVLNADRAPALRTAPFTEALALTEWRREGDAWRCAPAPPPAPMGDEERLWQALILALRDHALRFAPAPILITLDEDPFAALTAALAVDAFGTDPIRVRAFLLQEGAAPLASRLGLASSTLDLGPALEALSNALPPAAPHLLGPLRRLAMDMLARAGQGVQPVCGFSACSAAFFPLRHLSPARCRALAEWRNAARPPGALGPEYPFLPLPADEPAPVERHDSGHTLWQSLARADYKRRLLPPGLNIAPRAFGQTRKERAQAP, from the coding sequence ATGCCCGACCGACTCCGCATCGCCCTTGCCAGCTTCAACCCGCGCATGGCAGCGCCCGAGGCCAACGCGGCGGACCTTGCCGCCCTGCGCGCCCGCGCGGCCGAGGCCGGGGCGGACCTGCTCCTCACCCCCGCCCACTCCCTCTCCGGCGCCGTGCCCGCGGCCCTCGCCGCCGATCCCGGATTCGCCGCGGCCTGCGAGACGGCGCTCGCCCCGCTCGCCACCGGCGAGGGGCCGGCCATGACCGTCGGCCTGCCCTGGCGGGAGGGGGAGGGGCTCTACGACGCCGTCCTCCTCCTGGCCGAGGGCGCCCTCCGCGGCCGCCGGACCGCCCACCACCCGCGCCCGGGCTTCGATCCCGGCCCGGTGCCCGGCCCACTCGTCCTCGGCGATCTCCGCCTCGGCCTCATGCCCGGCGCCGACTGGCGCGACCCGGCGGTGCCGGAGACCCTCGCCGAGACCGGCGCGGAGATCCTCGTCGCCCTCGACTCCCTGCCCGAGGAGACGGGCGGGCCGGAGCGGACCCTCCAGGCCGCCCTCGCGCGCGTGGTGGAGAACGGCCTTCCCCTGATGCTCGTGAACCGCCTCGGCGCGGAGGAGGAGAGCGCGCATGACGGCGCCGCCCTCGTCCTCAACGCCGACCGCGCCCCCGCCCTCCGGACGGCCCCCTTCACCGAAGCTCTCGCCCTCACCGAGTGGCGGCGGGAGGGCGACGCCTGGCGCTGCGCCCCCGCCCCGCCACCGGCCCCGATGGGCGATGAGGAGCGCCTCTGGCAGGCCCTCATCCTCGCGCTGCGCGACCACGCCCTCCGCTTCGCCCCGGCCCCCATCCTCATCACGCTGGACGAGGACCCCTTCGCCGCCCTCACCGCCGCCCTCGCCGTGGACGCCTTCGGCACGGACCCTATCCGCGTCCGCGCCTTCCTACTGCAGGAGGGCGCCGCCCCGCTGGCCAGCCGCCTCGGCCTCGCCTCCTCGACCCTGGATCTCGGCCCGGCCCTGGAGGCCCTGAGCAACGCCCTGCCGCCCGCCGCGCCCCACCTGCTGGGCCCCCTGCGCCGCCTGGCGATGGACATGCTCGCCCGGGCCGGGCAGGGGGTGCAGCCGGTCTGCGGCTTCAGCGCCTGTTCCGCCGCCTTCTTCCCGCTGCGCCACCTCTCCCCGGCCCGGTGCCGTGCCCTGGCCGAGTGGCGCAACGCCGCCCGCCCGCCCGGCGCCCTGGGCCCGGAATACCCCTTCCTGCCCCTGCCGGCGGACGAGCCGGCGCCCGTCGAACGCCACGACTCCGGCCACACCCTCTGGCAAAGCCTGGCGCGCGCGGACTACAAGCGCCGCCTGCTCCCGCCCGGCCTGAACATCGCCCCCCGCGCCTTCGGCCAGACCAGGAAAGAGAGGGCCCAGGCACCATGA
- the gltX gene encoding glutamate--tRNA ligase — translation MKVRFAPSPTGWLHVGNARPALANWLEARKRGGTFLLRLDDTDTGRSKPEYAQGIEEDLRWLGLDWDESFRQSDRTAAYEAAAERLKKAGLLYPCFESEEELNFKREQRRKQGRAPIYDRGALKMTAEQYERALANGKQPYWRFKLNTRTVAWRDGVLGERSVKLPSLSDPVLIRADGSFLYTFTSVVDDLETGITHIIRGEDHVTNTGIQIDIIEALSGRPNRVYFAHMPLLLDAEGGPLSKRLGSISLRQFRRDGIEPAAMTGYLAALGSSRDPVAASPRELVADWDITRISHSPARFDTKQLLALNRKHLHALTFEAVKDRLPDGADEPFWLAVRGNLDLLNEARDWHETARGEITVPEQPEEAGLLRAAIETLPAGPWDESTWPGWTAAIGAATGKKGKLLFLPLRRALTGEDHGPDLKTFLPLIGPERARVRLSRSAG, via the coding sequence GTGAAGGTCCGCTTCGCCCCCAGCCCCACCGGCTGGCTCCACGTCGGCAACGCGCGCCCCGCCCTCGCCAACTGGCTGGAGGCGCGGAAGCGCGGCGGCACCTTTCTCCTCCGCCTGGACGACACGGACACCGGCCGCAGCAAGCCCGAATACGCCCAGGGAATCGAGGAGGACCTGCGCTGGCTCGGCCTCGACTGGGACGAGTCCTTCCGCCAGTCCGACCGCACCGCCGCCTACGAGGCGGCCGCCGAGCGCCTGAAGAAGGCCGGCCTGCTCTACCCCTGCTTCGAGAGCGAGGAGGAGCTGAACTTCAAGCGCGAGCAGCGCCGCAAGCAGGGCCGCGCGCCCATCTACGACCGCGGCGCCCTGAAGATGACGGCGGAGCAGTACGAGCGCGCCCTGGCCAACGGCAAGCAGCCCTACTGGCGCTTCAAGCTCAACACCCGCACCGTCGCCTGGCGCGACGGCGTGCTGGGGGAGCGCAGCGTGAAGCTCCCCAGCCTCTCGGACCCCGTGCTGATCCGCGCGGACGGCAGCTTCCTCTACACCTTCACCTCCGTCGTGGACGACCTGGAGACGGGCATCACCCACATCATCCGGGGCGAGGACCACGTCACCAACACCGGCATCCAGATCGACATCATCGAGGCCCTGTCCGGCCGCCCGAACAGGGTCTACTTCGCCCACATGCCCCTGCTGCTGGACGCGGAGGGCGGCCCGCTCTCCAAGCGCCTCGGCAGCATCTCCCTCCGCCAGTTCCGGCGGGACGGCATCGAGCCCGCGGCGATGACCGGCTACCTCGCCGCCCTCGGCAGCTCCCGCGACCCCGTGGCGGCCTCCCCGCGCGAGCTGGTCGCGGACTGGGACATCACCCGGATCTCCCACTCCCCCGCCCGCTTCGACACGAAGCAGCTGCTGGCCCTGAACCGGAAGCACCTGCACGCCCTGACCTTCGAGGCCGTGAAGGACCGGCTGCCGGACGGTGCCGACGAGCCCTTCTGGCTGGCCGTGCGCGGCAACCTCGACCTGCTGAACGAGGCCCGGGACTGGCACGAGACGGCCCGCGGCGAGATTACGGTGCCCGAGCAGCCGGAGGAGGCCGGCCTGCTGCGCGCGGCGATCGAGACCCTTCCCGCCGGCCCCTGGGACGAGTCCACCTGGCCCGGCTGGACCGCCGCGATCGGCGCCGCCACGGGGAAGAAGGGCAAGCTCCTCTTCCTCCCCCTCCGCCGCGCGCTGACGGGGGAGGACCACGGCCCCGACCTGAAGACCTTCCTGCCCCTGATCGGCCCGGAGCGTGCGCGGGTGCGGCTCTCGCGCTCGGCGGGGTAG
- a CDS encoding DJ-1/PfpI family protein: MAQGNTVPEKTRIGLVLFPELTQLDLTGPAEVFYRLPDTEVLLLWKTLDPVTSDRGMSILPTATFETCGKLDMICVPGGPGQIALMDDEETLDFLRRVAPGCQLVTSVCTGSLVLAAAGLLTGYRATSHWSSIDQLALLGVEPVSERVVRDRNRITGAGVTSGIDFALAVAAELHGPEIAQGVQLQMEYDPEPPFAGSPRTASPDLVRDARAKLAPFLARRRAATERAAGRLSG, from the coding sequence ATGGCCCAGGGGAACACGGTCCCGGAAAAGACCCGGATCGGTCTCGTCCTCTTCCCAGAGCTGACCCAGCTGGACCTGACAGGGCCGGCCGAGGTCTTCTACCGCCTCCCCGACACCGAGGTCCTCCTGCTCTGGAAAACGCTTGATCCCGTCACCTCCGACCGGGGCATGAGCATCCTGCCCACCGCCACCTTCGAGACCTGCGGCAAGCTGGACATGATCTGCGTCCCCGGCGGCCCCGGCCAGATCGCGCTGATGGACGACGAGGAGACCCTGGACTTCCTCCGCCGCGTCGCGCCCGGCTGCCAGCTCGTCACCTCCGTCTGTACCGGCTCCCTCGTTCTCGCCGCCGCCGGCCTCCTCACCGGCTATCGCGCGACCTCCCACTGGTCCTCGATCGACCAGCTCGCCCTGCTGGGAGTGGAGCCGGTGAGCGAGCGCGTGGTGCGCGACCGGAACCGCATCACCGGGGCCGGCGTGACCTCCGGCATCGACTTCGCCCTGGCCGTCGCCGCGGAGCTCCACGGCCCCGAAATCGCCCAGGGCGTCCAGCTGCAGATGGAGTACGACCCGGAGCCGCCCTTCGCGGGCTCGCCCCGCACCGCCTCCCCCGACCTCGTGCGCGACGCCCGTGCCAAGCTGGCCCCCTTCCTGGCCCGCCGCCGCGCCGCGACGGAGCGCGCGGCCGGCCGCCTCTCCGGCTGA
- the cysS gene encoding cysteine--tRNA ligase, giving the protein MQLQFHDSARREKVEFRPIDPEHIRLYVCGPTVYDLAHLGNARPVVVFDVLARLLRRVFPRVTYVRNITDVDDKINARSRESGESIAAITARTTADFHADMLALNCLPPDVEPRATASIPEMIEIIGKLIANGNAYAAEGHVLFSVASYPDYGSLSGRTPDEMLAGARVEVAPYKRDPGDFVLWKPSDESTPGWDSPWGRGRPGWHIECSAMAWRNLGEEIDIHGGGADLIFPHHENEVAQSCCAFPGSRFAHLWMHNGMLLVDGEKMSKSVGNFLTVRDILGRGAWAGEAFRLLLLKTHYRAALDYTAERLDEARAELDDHYALLVRNLPKPEADDATVADMVAWALEPLADDLNTPLVIARLRDLRALENVMQVGGSMATVLARADRGWNPKPGQAGAALREAAAAIGLLPSQPKAWRQGRTTGGEETDDAAIEAAIQARLDARARKDWAEADRIRADLAARGIVLEDAKGATTWRRS; this is encoded by the coding sequence ATGCAGCTCCAATTCCACGACAGCGCCCGCCGCGAGAAGGTCGAGTTCCGCCCGATCGACCCGGAGCACATCCGCCTCTACGTCTGCGGCCCGACCGTCTACGACCTCGCGCATCTCGGCAATGCGCGCCCCGTGGTCGTCTTCGACGTGCTGGCGCGCCTGCTGCGCCGCGTCTTCCCGCGCGTGACCTACGTCCGGAACATCACGGACGTGGACGACAAGATCAACGCGCGCTCCCGCGAGAGCGGCGAGAGCATTGCCGCCATCACCGCCCGCACCACCGCCGACTTCCACGCCGACATGCTGGCCCTGAACTGCCTGCCGCCGGACGTGGAGCCGCGCGCCACTGCCAGCATCCCCGAGATGATCGAGATCATCGGGAAGCTGATCGCGAACGGCAACGCCTACGCGGCGGAGGGCCACGTCCTCTTCTCCGTCGCCTCCTACCCGGATTACGGCAGCCTCTCCGGCCGCACGCCGGACGAGATGCTCGCCGGCGCCCGCGTGGAGGTCGCCCCCTACAAGCGCGACCCCGGCGACTTCGTGCTGTGGAAGCCGAGCGACGAGAGCACCCCCGGCTGGGACTCCCCCTGGGGCCGCGGCCGCCCGGGCTGGCACATCGAGTGCTCCGCCATGGCCTGGCGCAACCTCGGCGAGGAGATCGACATCCACGGCGGCGGCGCCGACCTGATCTTCCCCCACCACGAGAACGAGGTGGCGCAGTCCTGCTGCGCCTTTCCCGGCAGCCGCTTCGCGCATCTCTGGATGCACAACGGCATGCTGCTGGTGGACGGCGAGAAGATGTCGAAGTCCGTCGGCAACTTCCTGACCGTGCGCGACATCCTCGGCCGCGGCGCCTGGGCCGGCGAGGCCTTCCGCCTGCTGCTGCTGAAGACGCATTACCGCGCCGCCCTGGACTACACCGCCGAGCGCCTGGACGAGGCCCGCGCCGAGCTCGACGACCACTACGCCCTGCTCGTCCGCAACCTGCCGAAGCCCGAGGCGGACGACGCGACGGTGGCCGACATGGTCGCCTGGGCTCTGGAGCCGCTCGCCGACGACCTGAACACCCCCCTCGTCATCGCCCGACTGCGCGACCTGCGCGCGCTGGAGAACGTGATGCAGGTCGGCGGCTCCATGGCCACCGTCCTCGCCCGCGCCGACCGCGGCTGGAACCCGAAGCCCGGCCAGGCCGGCGCCGCCCTGCGCGAGGCCGCCGCCGCCATCGGCCTTCTCCCCTCCCAGCCCAAGGCCTGGCGCCAGGGCCGGACCACGGGCGGGGAGGAGACGGACGACGCGGCGATCGAGGCCGCCATCCAGGCACGCCTGGACGCCCGGGCCCGCAAGGATTGGGCGGAGGCCGACCGCATCCGCGCCGATCTCGCCGCGCGCGGCATCGTGCTGGAGGACGCCAAGGGCGCGACCACATGGCGCAGAAGCTGA